The following proteins come from a genomic window of Deltaproteobacteria bacterium IMCC39524:
- the ettA gene encoding energy-dependent translational throttle protein EttA: MSEDTKKIIYSMMGVNKSYNSQKIIKDISLSYYYGAKIGVLGLNGSGKSTLLKIMAGIDKEYNGETILSEGYSVGFLEQEPLVDCDKTVREVVEEGVQETVDLLKEFEEINAAFADPDADMEKLCDRQAVVQDKLDALDAWELDSKLDHAMDALRCPPGDTRVGVLSGGEKRRVALCRLLLQKPDILLLDEPTNHLDAETVGWLEQHLQRYEGTIIAVTHDRYFLDNVAGWILELDRGHGIPWKGNYSSWLEQKQERLRKEEKAESNRQKTLQRELEWIRMSPKARHAKGQARINSYEKLLGQDAADRESEMEIYIPPGPRLGNIVVEANDVAKGYGDRLLYEHLNFMLPPGGIVGIIGANGAGKTTLFRMITGQEQPDSGSFKVGDTVKLAYVDQDRPLDGDKTIFEEITGGQDQMMLGNKLVNSRGYVARFNFSGGDQQKKVGVLSGGERNRVHLAKIMREESNVLLLDEPTNDLDVNTLRALEEAVENFAGCAVIISHDRWFLDRIATHILAFEGDSQVVWFEGNYSEYEEDRKKRLGKDADQPHRIRYRSLTRQ; this comes from the coding sequence ATGAGCGAAGATACCAAAAAAATCATCTACTCGATGATGGGCGTCAACAAGAGCTACAACAGCCAGAAAATCATCAAGGACATTTCCCTTTCCTACTACTACGGCGCCAAAATCGGCGTCCTCGGTCTTAACGGCTCGGGTAAGTCGACCTTGCTCAAGATCATGGCGGGCATCGATAAGGAATACAATGGCGAGACCATCCTCTCCGAGGGGTACAGCGTCGGCTTCCTCGAGCAGGAGCCGTTGGTTGATTGCGACAAGACCGTTCGTGAAGTGGTCGAAGAGGGCGTTCAGGAAACAGTCGATCTGCTCAAAGAGTTTGAAGAAATCAACGCAGCGTTTGCTGACCCTGATGCCGACATGGAAAAACTCTGTGATCGTCAGGCGGTGGTGCAGGACAAACTCGATGCACTCGATGCCTGGGAGCTTGATTCGAAACTTGACCATGCTATGGACGCCCTGCGCTGCCCTCCGGGAGACACCAGGGTGGGTGTCCTCTCCGGCGGTGAAAAGCGACGTGTCGCACTCTGTCGACTCCTGCTGCAAAAACCTGACATCTTGCTTCTTGATGAGCCGACTAACCATCTTGATGCCGAAACTGTCGGCTGGTTGGAGCAGCACCTGCAGCGTTATGAAGGCACCATTATTGCGGTCACCCACGATCGCTACTTTCTCGATAACGTGGCCGGCTGGATTCTTGAACTCGATCGTGGTCACGGCATCCCCTGGAAAGGCAACTACTCCAGCTGGCTGGAGCAGAAGCAGGAGCGCCTGCGTAAGGAAGAGAAAGCTGAAAGCAATCGTCAGAAGACTTTGCAGCGCGAGCTCGAGTGGATTCGCATGAGCCCCAAGGCGCGCCATGCTAAGGGCCAGGCCCGTATCAACTCCTACGAGAAGCTGCTTGGGCAGGACGCTGCAGATCGTGAGAGCGAAATGGAGATCTACATTCCGCCGGGACCACGTCTTGGCAACATCGTTGTCGAAGCGAATGACGTTGCCAAGGGCTATGGTGACAGACTGCTCTATGAGCATCTTAACTTCATGCTACCTCCCGGCGGGATCGTCGGCATCATCGGAGCCAACGGTGCCGGTAAAACCACACTGTTTCGCATGATTACCGGCCAGGAGCAGCCCGATAGCGGCAGTTTCAAGGTCGGTGATACGGTTAAACTCGCTTACGTTGACCAGGACCGCCCGCTTGATGGCGACAAGACGATCTTTGAGGAGATTACCGGTGGCCAGGATCAGATGATGCTTGGCAACAAGCTGGTCAATTCCCGCGGCTATGTTGCCCGCTTCAACTTCTCCGGGGGGGATCAGCAGAAGAAGGTTGGTGTCCTCTCAGGCGGTGAGCGCAACCGCGTACACCTCGCCAAGATCATGCGTGAAGAGTCGAATGTGTTGCTGCTTGACGAACCGACCAATGACCTTGATGTCAATACGCTACGCGCTCTGGAAGAAGCTGTTGAAAACTTTGCCGGTTGCGCTGTTATTATCAGCCACGATCGCTGGTTCCTTGACCGCATCGCCACGCATATCCTTGCCTTTGAAGGAGACTCCCAGGTGGTCTGGTTCGAAGGGAACTATTCCGAGTACGAAGAGGATCGCAAGAAACGCCTCGGCAAAGATGCCGATCAGCCGCACCGGATTCGATATCGCAGCCTTACCCGACAGTAA
- a CDS encoding cytochrome C, which yields MYYKLIVSLIVMLILAYGCAEPDKPLSDIESLRQQMTDVERGRYVVEIMGCNDCHTPGYLVRRSNLPAEDWLVGSTLGFRGYFGTTYPTNLRLAVWNMSEKDWLILAKKMREGSVMADVMLPETADQDLRAIYRFIRYLGPKGTPAPASLPKGVQPTTQYIDVPIRPH from the coding sequence ATGTATTACAAGCTTATTGTCTCGCTTATAGTCATGCTCATCCTGGCCTACGGCTGCGCAGAACCTGATAAGCCGCTGTCTGACATCGAGAGTCTACGCCAACAAATGACCGATGTAGAGCGTGGCCGTTATGTGGTTGAAATAATGGGTTGCAATGACTGTCATACCCCAGGCTACCTGGTTAGAAGGTCTAACCTCCCGGCAGAAGACTGGTTGGTTGGGAGTACCCTGGGGTTCCGCGGTTATTTCGGTACGACTTACCCAACCAACCTGCGGCTAGCGGTTTGGAACATGTCAGAAAAGGATTGGTTGATCCTCGCCAAGAAGATGCGTGAGGGGTCGGTGATGGCTGATGTCATGCTGCCCGAGACTGCGGATCAGGACCTGCGGGCAATCTACAGATTTATCAGGTATCTCGGTCCGAAAGGGACGCCAGCACCAGCCTCCTTGCCAAAGGGAGTGCAGCCGACGACCCAATATATTGACGTCCCGATCCGACCGCATTAA
- a CDS encoding thermonuclease family protein — protein MKCLSKLSICLTFIILIFASQACANFFTGHVVEVVNDYTLKVLVDDEVKLVRLAEIISPNIRFGSISCKEQAKEFLLEVTSGKEVTLEFWATDVVGRIVCKVFLSDGSSLGELLVSKGYALQDSYYSSDPELSHLERVAKKNKYGVWKDAASIL, from the coding sequence ATGAAATGCTTATCTAAACTTTCCATTTGTTTGACTTTCATAATACTGATTTTCGCCAGTCAAGCCTGTGCAAATTTTTTTACGGGACATGTCGTGGAGGTGGTCAATGATTACACGCTTAAAGTTCTTGTTGATGATGAGGTAAAGCTTGTCCGTCTGGCTGAAATCATTAGTCCGAACATAAGGTTTGGTTCCATCAGTTGCAAAGAGCAGGCAAAAGAATTTCTCCTGGAAGTGACTTCTGGAAAGGAAGTTACCTTAGAATTTTGGGCGACAGATGTTGTCGGTAGAATTGTTTGCAAGGTTTTTCTGTCCGATGGGTCGAGCTTGGGAGAACTCCTGGTCTCAAAAGGATATGCCCTGCAGGACAGTTATTATAGCTCCGATCCTGAGCTGAGCCATTTAGAGAGGGTTGCCAAAAAAAACAAATACGGCGTATGGAAAGACGCGGCCTCGATCTTATGA